A single Sphingomonas kaistensis DNA region contains:
- a CDS encoding serine hydrolase, with the protein MKNGMRLLPGWRALLFFMLTSGSSQVSNAAEVPACRMPDAKAGGVVNDHTRYVETNLLPAVMEAGARPLTLADRMKAYGVPGISVAVIHNGKLDWARGWGVRHSEDCKPVTTETVFQAASISKAVTAALALRLVEQGRLTLDKDINLALRSWKLPTSAASNQQPVTLRHLLSHTAGLNLHGFPGYRAGSALPTPVQILDGRPPANTEAVRSILPVGAEWRYSGGGYVVAQVALEDVTGRSFADLAEREIFRPLGMRHSAYAQPLSGPIGRNAASGHHEGKVIPGAHHVYPELAPAGLWTSAGDLALFLLDIQKSASGKRGTLLSPSLVKAMLSPVKGEWGLGPALSGAGTSRRFGHDGVNEGFQSTMAAYVDKGEGIVVLTNGAGKRLADEIVRAVATDYGWTELASKPVIEAALPIAALAALAGPYEGGGLSVFLDLREGHLFAQTGGPEPERLVAISSERFKTSASGIVVEFDREAEGKATGFRIVEGGPSITLARVTAKAVDPLSVPLFVRGSMNGWSVEAPLRKLSDGSLSADLLLGAGEHQLKIGAADWSVADYGLVGSTIVKEPVEGLPLILRGGNIRLSITNAGTYRFKITPAPKEPFLSIRRVGG; encoded by the coding sequence ATGAAGAATGGAATGCGACTTCTTCCAGGTTGGCGTGCCCTCCTGTTCTTCATGCTGACGAGTGGTTCGTCTCAAGTCTCCAATGCTGCCGAGGTCCCGGCATGCCGGATGCCGGATGCCAAGGCCGGCGGCGTGGTCAATGATCACACAAGGTACGTCGAAACCAATCTCCTCCCCGCCGTGATGGAAGCTGGCGCGAGGCCGCTCACCCTCGCTGACCGCATGAAGGCCTATGGCGTGCCCGGGATCAGCGTGGCGGTCATCCACAACGGTAAACTCGACTGGGCGCGCGGTTGGGGCGTTCGCCACAGCGAAGATTGCAAGCCGGTGACGACGGAGACGGTTTTCCAGGCCGCCTCCATCAGCAAGGCTGTCACGGCCGCCTTGGCGCTCCGACTGGTGGAGCAGGGCAGGCTGACCCTGGACAAGGACATCAATCTCGCACTCCGCTCCTGGAAGTTGCCGACGAGCGCGGCCTCGAATCAACAACCGGTCACGCTCCGCCACCTCCTCAGCCACACCGCCGGGCTCAACCTGCACGGCTTCCCCGGCTACCGCGCGGGCTCGGCTCTCCCCACACCCGTTCAGATCCTCGACGGCCGGCCCCCCGCCAACACCGAAGCGGTACGCTCGATCCTCCCTGTCGGTGCCGAATGGCGTTACTCGGGCGGCGGTTATGTCGTCGCACAGGTCGCCCTCGAGGATGTCACCGGCAGGTCGTTTGCGGACCTTGCCGAACGGGAAATCTTCCGACCACTCGGCATGCGGCACAGCGCTTACGCTCAGCCCCTGTCGGGCCCCATCGGCCGCAACGCGGCGAGCGGTCACCATGAAGGCAAGGTGATCCCCGGCGCGCATCACGTCTATCCGGAACTCGCACCGGCGGGGCTCTGGACCTCGGCAGGCGACCTCGCCCTGTTCCTGCTCGACATCCAGAAGTCTGCAAGCGGCAAACGCGGAACGCTGCTCTCGCCATCGCTGGTCAAGGCCATGCTGTCGCCGGTAAAGGGCGAATGGGGCCTGGGTCCGGCACTATCCGGAGCCGGGACAAGCCGCCGCTTCGGTCATGACGGCGTCAACGAGGGTTTCCAGTCCACTATGGCTGCCTACGTCGACAAGGGGGAGGGCATCGTTGTGCTTACCAACGGCGCGGGCAAGCGCCTCGCCGACGAGATCGTACGGGCGGTGGCAACCGACTATGGCTGGACCGAACTGGCCAGCAAGCCGGTCATCGAAGCCGCCCTGCCCATCGCCGCACTTGCCGCTCTGGCCGGCCCTTACGAGGGTGGCGGACTCTCCGTGTTCCTCGATCTTCGTGAAGGCCACTTGTTCGCACAGACCGGTGGACCGGAGCCGGAGCGCCTGGTCGCCATCTCTTCCGAACGGTTCAAGACCTCCGCAAGCGGGATCGTGGTCGAGTTCGACCGTGAAGCAGAGGGTAAGGCAACCGGTTTCCGGATCGTCGAAGGCGGACCGTCCATCACGCTTGCGAGAGTGACCGCCAAGGCTGTCGACCCGCTGTCTGTGCCTCTGTTCGTCCGCGGCTCGATGAACGGCTGGAGCGTTGAGGCACCGCTCCGCAAATTGTCCGACGGCAGCCTCTCGGCAGACCTACTTCTGGGCGCCGGCGAGCACCAGCTGAAGATCGGAGCAGCGGACTGGTCGGTGGCCGACTACGGTCTCGTCGGCTCGACGATCGTCAAGGAGCCAGTCGAAGGATTGCCGCTCATCCTGCGCGGCGGCAATATTCGCCTCTCGATCACGAACGCTGGCACCTATCGTTTCAAGATCACGCCGGCACCAAAGGAGCCTTTCCTCTCGATTCGGCGGGTAGGCGGCTAG
- a CDS encoding fasciclin domain-containing protein: MTTTEDGMSSAQGEQTVMVGGAAMYPSRTIVENAVNSSDHTTLVAAVKAAGLVETLSGAGPFTVFAPTNAAFAALPAGTVETLLKPENKATLQSVLTYHVVAGRLTASDLMSQIRAGGGTAQLRTVQGGTLTARMQGSSIVLVDAKGGTATVTQADVLQSNGVIHVTNAVSLPS; the protein is encoded by the coding sequence ATGACAACGACCGAAGATGGGATGAGCAGCGCTCAAGGCGAGCAGACGGTGATGGTTGGCGGTGCTGCGATGTACCCCTCTCGCACCATCGTTGAGAATGCGGTCAACTCTAGCGACCACACGACGCTGGTCGCGGCCGTAAAGGCAGCAGGGCTCGTTGAAACATTGTCCGGCGCAGGGCCATTTACAGTCTTCGCCCCAACGAACGCGGCCTTTGCAGCGCTTCCGGCCGGTACGGTGGAAACACTGTTGAAGCCCGAGAACAAGGCGACGCTGCAAAGTGTCCTTACCTACCATGTCGTTGCCGGCCGGCTTACCGCCAGTGACCTGATGTCCCAGATACGCGCTGGCGGCGGAACCGCTCAGCTTCGCACCGTGCAGGGTGGCACTCTGACTGCGCGCATGCAGGGTAGCTCCATCGTTCTGGTCGATGCCAAGGGTGGCACGGCCACCGTCACCCAGGCAGACGTCCTGCAATCCAATGGCGTCATTCACGTCACCAATGCAGTCTCTCTCCCGAGCTGA